The Mauremys reevesii isolate NIE-2019 linkage group 13, ASM1616193v1, whole genome shotgun sequence genome contains a region encoding:
- the LOC120380514 gene encoding protein FAM83D-A-like — MANQSQCLEDAPGRWPPGEPSSPELYSEAQRLALEELVAGGRAAFRAFLRREKVPGFLSEPEIQAILQAAAPPAGAGAEEGAAEPSLSASLDCSSLTYFPEQSDVEPPVLELGWPGFSSGSYRGLTRVEALFQPSFGETIYSCKEAVRRQIRSAREVIAVVMDTFTDIDIFKDLQEACSKRKVSVYILLDRASFPHFLKMCRNLGVDLEQEKLMRVRTISGNTYCTRSGVKIVGKVQEKFILVDGIRVTTGSYSFTWTDGKLSSSNILILSGPAVAHFDLEFRILFARSKPINPKLSSSCKKSGMFNQLIRRTKASSDLMKENFLRMDFFYLRAFVGNMRRKQSFLYASRESKCKSNIIMQASPPLTERNVSAVMRPRWSIER; from the exons ATGGCGAACCAGTCCCAGTGCCTGGAGGACGCGCCCGGCCGCTGGCCCCCCGGGGAGCCGAGCTCGCCCGAGCTCTACAGCGAGGCGCAGCGGCTGGCGCTGGAGGAGCTGGTGGCGGGCGGCCGGGCCGCGTTCCGCGCGTTCCTGCGCCGGGAGAAGGTGCCCGGCTTCCTCTCGGAGCCCGAGATCCAGGCCATCCTCCAGGCGGCCGCGCCgccggccggggccggggccgaggAGGGGGCGGCCGAGCCCTCGCTCAGCGCCTCGCTGGACTGCTCCTCGCTCACCTACTTCCCCGAGCAGTCGGACGTGGAGCCGCCCgtgctggagctgggctggccGGGATTCTCCAGCGGCTCGTACCGCGGCCTCACCCGCGTGGAGGCGCTTTTCCAGCCCAGCTTCGGGGAGACCATCTACAGCTGCAAGGAGGCGGTGCGCAGGCAGATCCGCTCGGCCAGGGAG GTTATTGCTGTGGTTATGGATACCTTCACAGACATTGATATCTTCAAAGACCTTCAGGAAGCCTGTAGCAAGCGGAAAGTTAGTGTGTACATCCTTTTAGATCGTGCTTCATTTCCCCACTTCCTGAAAATGTGCAGAAATCTAGGAGTTGATCTTGAGCAGGAGAAG CTGATGAGAGTTCGAACTATATCGGGAAACACTTATTGCACAAGGTCAGGAGTCAAAATTGTGGGGAAGGTCCAAGAAAAGTTTATCCTTGTTGATGGCATAAGAGTGACAACAGGTTCCTACAG TTTCACGTGGACTGATGGGAAACTAAGCAGCAGTAACATCTTGATTCTGTCGGGCCCAGCAGTTGCACACTTTGACCTGGAATTCCGGATCCTTTTTGCACGGTCAAAGCCCATCAACCCCAAACTGTCATCCAGTTGCAAGAAGAGTGGAATGTTTAATCAGCTGATTAGGAGAACAAAGGCTTCCAGTGACTTGATGAAGGAAAACTTCTTGAGAATGGATTTTTTCTACCTTAGAGCATTTGTAGGAAACATGAGAAGGAAACAGAGCTTCTTGTATGCCTCCAGGGAGTCAAAGTGTAAGTCAAATATCATCATGCAAGCATCTCCACCGTTGACTGAGAGGAATGTCTCTGCAGTCATGAGGCCACGTTGGAGCATAGAGAGGTGA